The DNA segment TGGGGACGACAAGACAAGACATACGTCTGCAAACGGCGGACCATGGCATTAAGGGCTTGCAATTGTTTCCATTTGAGAGTATCACCCAACTGAGGAGTCGTCAAATGAAGGCCTGCAGGAGCAACCAGATTCGGGATTCTGCCATATAAAAgttcaaaaggggaaacattgagGGTCTTACGAGGTGCACAACGAACAGCAAGAAGGGCCATGTTAAGGGCATCCGGCCACTTAAGATGAGTCTCTTGACAAATTTTAGCTACCTTATCCTTAATGGTCCGATTAAACCTTTCAACAAAGCCTCCAGAAGACGGATGGAAGCTACAGTGCAATCTCCAGTTGATACCTAACATACGAGAAATCTTCTGAGTTGCCTGGTGAACAAATTCAGGGCCATTATCAGATGAGATGCGTGTTGGAAGGCCATAACGTGGAATTACAACTTGAAGTAAGGCCTTCGTAACCTCAGCCGCCTTTTTCGTTCTAGTGGGAATAGCCTCAGGCCAGCCGGTATAGGTACAAACAATAACTAACATAGCAGTATAAGGCCCTGATCGTGGCATGTCTGTAAAATCGATCATGAGGGACTCAAAGGGATAACAGCCCTTAGGTTGGTGGCCCTGGGGCAAAGAGGGTCCCTGCCGAGGATTGTTGGCAGCACAAGTAGAACACCGAAGAACCACATTAGTTGCCAAACTGTGGACCTTATCAATATACACCTCTCGGAGCAAGGCTTGTGCTAAGGCAGACTTCCCCAAATGTAGTTGTTGATGCAAGGAAGAAGCAACGTCCCACGCCAACTGTTGGGGAACAAAAACACGATCATCCGGCAGGATAAACCAACCGTCAACCAAGGAGGCCTCTAACGATTTAGCCTGAGTCACTTCCACTGGAGTATACGACGGGGATGTCGTGGACGGAGGCGTCCACAAGGGACAAAGAGTCTGAGATAGCAAAAATGCAAGAGCAACAGAGCGGGCGGTGCGATCAGCCTTATTATTACCACGATCAATATCAGAAACCCCTTTCTGATGACCTCTACAATGCATTATTGCAACTTCTCGGGGAGCCCATACACTGTCTAGGAGCCGCAGAATGTGAGATCCATATTTTATATCCTTGCCACCTGCTGTTAACATTCCCCGCTCTTTATAAAGGGCCCCATGAACTTGGACAGTTAGAAAAGCATACTTAGAGTCCGTATAGATGTTGACCCGCAAATCATAGGACATTTCAAGGGCCCTCGTTAAGGCGTGTAGTTCAGCCAATTGGGCACTAGTGCCAGGGGGCAGTGGTTGAGCCTCCCAAACATCCTCCAGTGTCACGACGGCATATCCAGCCTTCCGAACACCATCATGAAGAAAACTTGAACCATCAGTGTAAAGCGTGTAGTCCGGATTAACAAGGGGCACATCTTTCAAGTCCGGGCGACTCGAGAAAGTCTCCTCAATCGTCTGCAGGCAATCATGGGACGCCTGCGAGTCAGGTTCCGGAAGCAGGGTGGCCGGATTCAATACATTAGAATGCACCAGGCGAATTGAAGGGTTATGAGTAAGCATAGCTTGATATTTTAACATTCGGGGGTTAGTAAGCCAAAGGTGTCCCTTATTGTCCAACACAGCACGTAAAGTATGTGGAGTATGAATTTCCAAGTCATGGCCAAAGGTCAACTTATTGGCCTCGTGCGTGAGAAGGGCTGCCCCCGCAACTGCCTTCAAACAGGTGGGCCATCCTTTCGCAACATTGTCCAACTGCTTGGACAGGTACGCTACGGGGCGAAACCATGTCCCCATCCTCTGCGTGAGCACACCAACtgccatgttttgttttgtgtcgACAAAAAGTTGAAAAGGTTTCTCCAAGTCAGGCAAAGCAAGAGTAGGTGCTTGAGTTAAAGCGAGCTTCAAATTGGTGAAACTTTGTTGTTCCCCTTTCTCCCACTTCAACGGTTCCTTATCCGCCCCTTTGGTGGCTTCATATAATGGTTTGGCCAGAATGGCGAAATTGGGAATCCAGATTCGACAGAAACCGGCTGCCCCCAAAAAACCCCGCAACTCCTTGCGATTCTTAGGAACTGGCAATTGACAAATAGCTTCCTTTCGCTCATGGGCCAAGGTGCGGCTGCCTTGCTGAATATCATAACCCAAATACCGGACCTTGGGTAAAACCAACTGGGCCTTCTTCTTGGAGGCCTTGTAACCCAAGTCTTGTAAAAGATGTAGTAAAATGGAAGTGTTCTCCCAGCAAACGTCTTCAGAAGTCCCAGTCACAAGGAGATCATCAACATATTGTAAGACAACATCAGGAGGAGGGATCTCCAAAGCCTCCAAATCCCGAGCAAGTGCAGCCCCAAACAGTGTGGGAGAATTCTTAAACCCCTGTGGTAAACGAGTCCAGGTATATTGTTGTTTCCGTCCGGTTATAGGGCTTTCCCATTCAAAGGCAAACAGGTGCTGAGATTGGTGGTGAATAGGTATTGTGAAGAAAGCATCTTTTAAATCGATGACCGAAAACCAAGAAGCAGTAGGGGGTATTAGTCCCAAAAGAACATATGGGTTGGGCACGGTCGCGTGGATGGTAACAGTTGCGTCATTAACACGTCTCAAATCCTGCGCCATCCTAAAGTGGCCATCTCCTTTTGGGATTGGTAAAATGGGAGTGTTCCATGGTGAGTCTATTGGCACCAGAATGCCATAAGTAAGGTAAGTCTCAATAACTTTCTGAATGGACGCGACAATGTGTCTGGGATAGGCTCTTTGACGAATCCGGACTGGATTCCTTCGGGGAATTTCCTCAATCACAATAGGAGGATGGTGGCCAGCATAACCTGGAGGATTATCTTCCGCCCACAGGTGGGGAACAGCAAAGTCCATCCACTTCCCACCCTGCGGGGCGTCCACGGCCACCATCAATCTCCACACTTCCTCCCGGGGAATATCCAGATTAACTTTGCCATATTTCAAATGCATTGAGCCATCTTCCGAAAAGGAGATTTGCGCCCGCAATTTACAAAGTAAGTCACGACCCAAAAGAGGCATAGGGCAGTCTGGCATATAAACAAATTGATGACTAATGGTGTGGCCCCCTGCAACACAATGAAGGGGCTGTAGAAAAGGTCTTTCAACTGCCTCGCCACTCACACCTTGGATATTGATAGAAGaagtggacggctgagtcaagggTAGAGTTAAAACAGATCGAGTCGCACCAGTATCGACAAGGAAAGGGATCGTCTTGCCTCCAACTGTCAAGCGGACCACAGGTTCGGGGAGGCGCTCCAAACCCGGTCGGCCTCATTGCCACTCCTCCGCCTCGGCCAAACCGAGGAGGGGAGATCTCGGGAATAGGCCACGGCGACCTCGACCCCTTTGAGGACCTCTTCGAACACCTCGCAATCCAGTAGGCGGACTCCAGGGGCGGCTACTAGGACGGGCAAAATCTTCCTTATTGGGACATTCACCTTTCCAATGGCCTTCCTGTTTACATATGCCACATTGATTAGGCCCCAAAGTCCTTCCCGTCCCTCGGCCCCGGAGACCTCTGCCATCTCTGGGTCCACTCATCATGGCAGCCGCCAACAATTCAGCCTTCTTTTGcatcctctggtccttcttttgttcTTCACGAACTTCCCGATTAACAAAAACCTTTCTAGCGACCTCCATCAATTCACTCA comes from the Ahaetulla prasina isolate Xishuangbanna chromosome 3, ASM2864084v1, whole genome shotgun sequence genome and includes:
- the LOC131195016 gene encoding uncharacterized protein LOC131195016, whose protein sequence is MPLLGRDLLCKLRAQISFSEDGSMHLKYGKVNLDIPREEVWRLMVAVDAPQGGKWMDFAVPHLWAEDNPPGYAGHHPPIVIEEIPRRNPVRIRQRAYPRHIVASIQKVIETYLTYGILVPIDSPWNTPILPIPKGDGHFRMAQDLRRVNDATVTIHATVPNPYVLLGLIPPTASWFSVIDLKDAFFTIPIHHQSQHLFAFEWESPITGRKQQYTWTRLPQGFKNSPTLFGAALARDLEALEIPPPDVVLQYVDDLLVTGTSEDVCWENTSILLHLLQDLGYKASKKKAQLVLPKVRYLGYDIQQGSRTLAHERKEAICQLPVPKNRKELRGFLGAAGFCRIWIPNFAILAKPLYEATKGADKEPLKWEKGEQQSFTNLKLALTQAPTLALPDLEKPFQLFVDTKQNMAVGVLTQRMGTWFRPVAYLSKQLDNVAKGWPTCLKAVAGAALLTHEANKLTFGHDLEIHTPHTLRAVLDNKGHLWLTNPRMLKYQAMLTHNPSIRLVHSNVLNPATLLPEPDSQASHDCLQTIEETFSSRPDLKDVPLVNPDYTLYTDGSSFLHDGVRKAGYAVVTLEDVWEAQPLPPGTSAQLAELHALTRALEMSYDLRVNIYTDSKYAFLTVQVHGALYKERGMLTAGGKDIKYGSHILRLLDSVWAPREVAIMHCRGHQKGVSDIDRGNNKADRTARSVALAFLLSQTLCPLWTPPSTTSPSYTPVEVTQAKSLEASLVDGWFILPDDRVFVPQQLAWDVASSLHQQLHLGKSALAQALLREVYIDKVHSLATNVVLRCSTCAANNPRQGPSLPQGHQPKGCYPFESLMIDFTDMPRSGPYTAMLVIVCTYTGWPEAIPTRTKKAAEVTKALLQVVIPRYGLPTRISSDNGPEFVHQATQKISRMLGINWRLHCSFHPSSGGFVERFNRTIKDKVAKICQETHLKWPDALNMALLAVRCAPRKTLNVSPFELLYGRIPNLVAPAGLHLTTPQLGDTLKWKQLQALNAMVRRLQTYVLSCRPHVIVTPVHNIKPGQEVWVKHWKQEPLAPKWKGPYTVVMSSPLAVKVAEVKSWIHWTRVKLAAPGSWSVSPDPVHPLKLAFVRLPLARLVFAPELTSPLWVSLRKLILARATTIFVPVLAPVTNMDSASRLRDTARIRRYLVPSVWLMTVLLFLCIVINTMYLFKVFYFDRHPGLSPISDPVNLTGWDDSLSPGGNGVPVDGHGPFPPCSQCFLYLPNSIHFTYSQMRIPECQMEEGLSPCEHKGRRFWRCRLPLNGTLWDSWDGYNSTVMCHVLDIPWTPKRSPRRARSVSFTSSVSAASSPLTLAWDRNSYFLDVQNISRIVNKTDCWICMHVPPHAKGGLIIHAIPFNKTIWFQNNWKWYRGRAGILQSDDVPAPVLAVASRIQEEAAFCWEFTNTTGTASLAVGKYPNCRTTFVLTPIMYRNNTYLNGTYTEYLHNFTEFACTNQLTGGCSISIGCPNYQTSRELAKVRTSFPLCNIIRAMVRQVTAEQNHTINIIGDFWMLCGRRAYQRIPPWWSGRCTLGHVAPSVIISDSRPKGRLRNRRDTDVQQPINYYLETQLSRAALPPLGVAMNYRDLHALSNWTTVLFNDTIKALKMINVEIAQIREVVLQNRYALDIILAAKGGVCALIHSHCCVYITDYKVNISATVHHMETVVAENPIDTTVLQSPWDWLWSWLPDFGWVKRIIPIAFSIIIALVGCCCCIQCIPGLLSLFRPRFRLKKRPPSTTVLYAWDVESDSPYVEVSRDWSN